The nucleotide window ttcaaaattttcaaacgTAATGAACGGTTTGGTTTCTGGTTTTAAACTTTTCAAACCTtataaaaccaaaccaaaccagacCGGACTGTAAAGTTTGaatataaatattttatattaCATATATTTTATTATGTGATGCACTAATTGTTTTGTGACTAATGTGATAATTCTACTGTCGTGTTCCTGGCTTTATATTAACAGTTGGATTTTTTTTACTGTGTATTAGTTCTAGTTGGTTTTTGCATTAAGTTCACAATAACTATCTTATTGGCTGGACTACAATAAAAATTATCTTCTTTTGTTGCTCAAATTGTTTTACACTATTGTTTTAGGTTCTTATCTTAGGGGGTTAACTTTCAGTTTCTTTGAGGAGTTATATGGCATTTTTATAGGTTTTCACCATTTCCCGATGTTGTAATTTTACTAAGAAATACTTTTTATTTATGTgtgtatttatattaaaaaaaattatttttaccctttttagTAGTTGTGTGCCTGTGTATGCTTTCTGGAATCTTATATCTTGGTTATGGTTTTTGGAGCCGGGGGTCGCCTCTCTATCCCTTGGGTAGAGAGGTAAGGCTTGCGTACATCCCACCCTCCCTAGAGCCTATCAACAGCTTGGCTATAGATGGGATTATACTAGGCaaggttattgttgttgttttcCACTATTGTACTAGTCTCCCAGGAAATGAAGGTTGTATTTGCATAGTATTTTCCATCTTATTGGAAGATAAGATATCTTTGTGACTCGTCATTTTCTCTCAATCATCATTCTATGTTTATGAATGATACTTTGATATACCAACCAACGAAACCGTAAAACCAAACCACTAACGGATTGGTTTGGTTTGCATTTTCaacggttcggtttcggtttttcaGTGACCAAAAACCATTACTAATATTATTAGGGAAATACGCTTGTTGAGCTTTGTTTATTAGGTTCACATCTTAAGGACTATTAAACCAAAAAGGATAATATTATTATCAAATTATGTATGAGCTAAGATAAAACTAAAacaaactaataataataaatattatatacAAATAACGCCTAATAAACTGTCAAGCTCTTATCATCAAGTAAGAACACAATAACTATGACATGATAATCCCATTGGGTCTGAATTGGAGAACTATAAAATAACAGTTGAAGATAAACATTGTGTATTCTAAAAAGGTAGATTGTTTAGCATTGTGTACCAAGTACCGGAGACACTCAATGTAACAATATCATCACCAGTGAGAAAAAAATTAGAAGGCGTAAAACTAAACTTACAGTAAGGATAGAGTAAAGcaataaaaaaaatcttttaccTTATCATTTTCATCTGTCATCACATTTGATGtcatattcatcatcttcttctttttatGCCCAGGCATTTCTAACAAACTAATCTGTCACATGCACAGAACAACAGAAGTCCATTTACAAACCACAATATAGTTCAAAGctcaaatttttataaaaattgtgtAACACTTGTATATCCTTTTCTCCAAGATCAATTGAGCCTTTTTACATTTGACATTCCACTCATATTCAAGATGAAATACTCACCCCTCCTTGACCACCCCTAGCAACAAGAATTTCGTCACCATGCTGAGCTAGATCAGCTAGAAACTTGCCTCTTTTGTGTTTTACAACAGTACCTGTCAACATATCAAATAACGAGAAAATGAAGGATAAAGTCTTGCTAATCACTCAAAAGATAACATAAAATAAAATATCAAACCTAAAGGTACGGGAATACGCAACGTTGGGGAAGCTAAACCGTTTCTTAGCTGAGAATGAAAAACTCCCATTGTATCAACATTCCCACCACGTTTTGCATTAAACCGAGTTTTTTTATGAAACTCCAACAACGAATCTTTCCCCTCATCTGCATAAATTACGACATCGCCACCATGTCCGCCCATAGGTAGGATAAGTGATCCGTCAAAATCCCGCTTATAAGAGCTTCTTATCCTTGCTTTTTCTTTGTCCTGTTTGCTCTGTGACTTGGGACTGGCCTTTTGATTGTTCATGCTAAGAGTAGCACCATGGCCTCCATCTCCGGCGCGAACAGTTATGATTGCTTGATCGAAATACTTGTGAGGTTCTCGTGTTAGGCTTTCGAGGCTTGGAGAAGCGACTTCTTTGGCCTTTGCAAGTCGACACTTCAATATATGGTGTTGAAAAGTATTGGGAATGTTTTTTTGTTGATTCCAACTGCAGATAATGTGGATTGAGATAGTTAATACTAGAAAAACAATGTCGATGTTAAAGGTAATGAGTGAAGTTCTTATGTATGTAATGTTATAGGTTAATGACTACAATTGTATAGTAATATATATCTCATAGGACTATAGGACGAAAGAGATTTTGGTAATTCCATACTAAGCAGTTAAAGCGGTCCAAAATCGAATAGCGGTCAAGGTCCGCTATATGATATATAGGTTATAGTGGTGGTATAGCGGTGATATAGCGGTAATTTTTATACCATGCATAAattatgtatttttatatatattatatacatataccattaattttatattttttatatataaaatcacAAGTATGAGGACTAAATATAAACTAATGAAGATGGAGGGGGGTTATATGTTAAAATACCCAAACTTAAATAACCCTAATCATCCCCACTTTCATCATACGCCGTTTTCCCGCTCCCCTTCTCTTCTTCATCAGGCATAGTACCCAGTTATCTCTACAATGGTTCAAAATCATGGAGCAACAACTGATTTTTGTTCGAATTAAGGTAACAATTCATTTCACCTAACCTATTTGGTCAAATTTTGACTAATATCTGATCCAGTTTTGACCGATTTGGTCCGATTATAGGCGACTTTTGACCGATTTTTTCAAACTTTGACCTAATTTGACTTTGACCGCTATACAGGTTTCCAAATAGCGGCCAAATAGTGGGCTATAGCGCCGCTAATAGCGGAACCGCTATGAGCCACCGCTATTTGGACCGCTACAAACCCAGACGTCCGCTAACCGCTATAGCGCCGCTATTAACTGCATAGAttccatagttgttaaaagccatcgcctcttgcgcctagacCCATTTTCCAAGCTAGGCGAGACAACTGCGCTTAAAGTCaaggcaattgcgctttaattctctgGGTGATGGTTCGGGTGTAGATTACGGCaagattcctagattccggagagTTTCCGGCTATATTCTCTAAATTCTGGCAAGATACTAAATAGATGATATTAAAAGTTATATGATAGATAGCTTTTGCTATTTTATTTAGAAAATAGTATTACTTTTCTActacataaaatatttttaatttttttcattatGCGCTTTCTTTTCTTaggccctcgctttttttgcgGCTTGTGCCTAGGCCCCAGGTGAGGCCTGTGCGCCTAgagcctttaataactatgggaGCGTTACGGATTGTGTTTTGAAAGTGATTATGTGATATGGGATTATTGGAAACAAATGTCTGTTTTTTAGTCAGGATAATCAGAAACTCAGTTGTTCAGAGTGTTTGAAAACTTTTGTTTATTGAAGGATTTGCATGTAATATAACACTaaataatcacataattaaaAAACTGCTTAATGTCAGaaacataaaccctaaaaacTACTCCAACAGTGGTAATTACAAACACAGAAAGTCGTAAATAAGGTAAAATTAGACAGAGGGAGAGTAGTACCTGTGGTTGAGAGGAAGATGAGAATGAGAGAAGGATTTATGGGGAAAGAGGGAGGTGCCGAGAAAGGGAGACGGCGACGCCGGAGAACGGACGGAGACGGAAGGGGATATCATGTTACGCCACCGGTAACTGCACCGTATGGATAATCTGGCGcaaatcttttttttaaatattaaaaatctAATAATATCTTCCGGTTTAGTTTTATGTTAAAGTAAAGTGTAACAAGCGGATATCTCGACAGCAACAATGGGGCTTAATAACGGAGGCAGCAACACAACAATCGCAACCCTATCGGGCTAGACAAGACACAACATTTATTCATCAGATGCCAAATTGCTCGGTTTATCTGGTCCGTTATTGCGTTGTGGTGTAAAACTCCTCAACTAACTATAGCACAAGATTTATTCGAATGGATAGATATGCTAAACAATCTGGACGGGTCGAAAGAAAAGAGGAAAACCATTAAATCAATTGCTTTCACAACAATTTGGGTGCTATGGCTTAGGAGAACTGAGAAGATCTTCAAAGCTAAGGATATCCAAATTTAGAGATCGGTTGAAGACATCAAAACTTTGTCGTTCTTATGGGTCTCAAACAGATCTAAACTTAGAGGGTTAACATGGGAGCAGTGGAACACGTTTAACATTCCGATGTTTTCGATAGCTTAAGTAGGCTGTATTTTCGTTTCTCATCTCTTAACCTCTTGTTAAGGGGTCCGTTTTTGTACGATTGTTGATTTCGGTATTGAGCAATAAAATCCTATTTTGCTGGCAAAAAAAAGTGTAACAAGCAATTTGTGGTTTAATCAAGATAAAAGAAGTTAAATGTGTGCGTGTGCATGTGATCGGTGAAGGGTGCCAACTCACCCTTTGTGTTAACAAACGTTAAGAGGGTAATTGATGGCGAGGGGAACGAGCAAATGACATCGGGTTTCGGGGTTCGTAAACCGATTACAAACGAAAGTGGCTAGACGAGTTCCCGTGGGTTCAAGGGTCGGCTCGAGATCTCTCCTAATTGGGCCGGTGCCTTTATTATctttagttttaatttgttttcaaattttaagTTATCTGTTTTTATCTTTATCTTTTGTTTGGGTTTAAAAACAATTTCCTGGTAATTCTCAGACttggtttttgtttttgattgaaTGAAATTTTCGGTTGGAGAGTATCCAAGCCGTGTTCATCGTGGTTGACATAGATCAACGATTCGTATTACCATCACGCTATCAAGTGGCATCAGAGCCATGACGGATCATCACCGACGACATCGTAGATTCGCCGACCGAGGCAACGGTGAGTATGGCCGTGATCCGAGAGATGATGACATCGAAATTTTACGTCAACAACTTCTGGCCGCTGGCTTGCAGCCTGCTGTTGATCGCCGCAATCCAGACCAGGATTCCGAACAAACTGAATCCGAAGCCTTTGATTACGGTGAAGGTTTTGAAGGTAATCCATTCGGTCGCCCTCTTTGCGTTCCACAGAACCCACCGCCGATGGCAGACCCACTCCGGTCCCTCGGCTTCCGTTTTGATATTCCTGATTTTGAAGGCGGTGTTACACCGGACGATTTTTTGGATTGGATTCATACCGTGGAGCGCGTTTTTGACCTACGTGAAGTTCCTGATCATTTAAAAGTCAAGCTCGTTGCAATGAAGTTGAAGAAACATGCTTCCCTGTGGTGGGAACACCTCAAACGGAAACGTCTACAGGAAGGTAAAAGTCGGGTGGAATCGTGGGAAAAAATGAAGCGACTACTACAAAAAAAATTTTACCGGTAAATCATCGTCAAGACGCTTTTTTGGAGTATCATGGTCTCAAACAAGGGTCTCTTTCTGTTTCTGATTTTATTTTGGAATTCGAACGCCTTCGAATGCGATGCGGTGCGGATGAGGATGAGGAACAAGTAATTGCCCGGTTTTTGGGTTCCTTACGCACGGACATTTCCGAGGTAATCCAGTTACACCCTTATTACTGTTTTGATGATGTTTGCAGGCTTGCGAGTAAAGTTGAAAAACAGTCGGCCACCCGTTCCCGGTATTCCACTACTCGGCCCAATCAAAGCCGAGCTACCGCAGGCCCATCTCCGCCACCAACTTCGGCCCAATCAGCCCAACGGCCTTCTTCAGGGGCGGCCCAAAAACAACCCGTGTCAAACCCGGCTACGGGGGCGATACGATGTTTCAAATGTCAAGGGTTGGGTCACCGGCAACGCAACTGCCCCAATACTCAAACAGTCGCGTTACTTGATGATACCCCCCCTATTTTTGACGAAGAACCACCCGAGGATGACGATTTTAAAGATACAGAAATTATTTACCCCGATCGGGGCGAGGCGTTGATCTCACAACGCGTTCTTAATGCATCCGTGGCTTCGGAGGGGGACGATACTTCTTGGTTGCGCAATAACATTTTCCGCACAAAATGCACCATCAAAGGTAAGGTTTGTGATATTGTTGTGGATGGTGGAAGTTGCGACAACATGATTGCCACGACTGCCGTCGACAAGTTGGGATTGACGGTTCAAAATCACCCAGATCCGTATCAGTTGTCTTGGCTGAAAAAGGGGAATACAATTAAAGTCACGCAACAGTGTTTGGTGTCTTTTTCCATCGGTAACAAATATACGGACGCGCTTTTGTGTGAAGTAATTCCGATGGACGCGTGTCACATACTCCTGGGCCGACCGTGGTTGTATGACCGTCGTGTCAAACATGACGGCTTTCGCAACACTTACAGTTTTCGAAAAGACGGATTGAATATTACTTTGGCTCCTTTTAATCCGAAAGCCTCTCAAACCGAGGCTTTTATTTTGTCCCGTTCGGAATTTTTGGGTTGTGCTTTAAAGCCGGAACCCCCGTGGATTTATGCTCTTTTAGTGCTCGAGGAGAACGAACCGGCACCCGCTCCACCCGCGTCCGTACAGCCCCTTTTACATGAGTTTCGGGATCTTTTCCCGGAGGATATTCCACCTGGCCTGCCGTTAGAGCGGGAAATTCAGCACTGTATCGACTTCCAACCGGGTGCATCTATTCCGAACAAACCGGCATACCGGATGAACCCCAAAGAGTATACCGAACTACAACGCCAAGTTACCGAGTtattggaaaagggttttatccGTGAGAGCAAAAGTCCATGCGCTGTTCCCGCCTTACTCGTCCCTAAACCCGGGGGAGCGTACCGCATGTGCATTGATAGTAGGGCCGTCAACAAAATCACGGTCAAGTACCGCTTCCCGATCCCTCGTTTTGAAGATTTGTTAGATCAATTGCACGGGTCTAGTATTTTTTCCAAAATCGATCTGCGGAGCGGTTATCATCAGATTCGTATGCGTAAAGGAGATGAGTGGAAGACCGCTTTTAAAACGCGGGATGGGTTATATGAGTGgatggttatgccattcgggttgtcTAACGCGCCGAGCACCTTTATGCGTCTTATGAATCATGTCTTCCGGGGGCTCATTGGTCTTTGCGTTGTCGTTTATttcgacgatattcttattttTAGTAAGACATTGGATGCCCACCTACAACATCTCCGGGCTGTTTTTGCTATCTTACGCGAGCAACGCTTATTTGCCAACCGAAAAAAATGTCATTTTCTTACACGCGAGGTTGTCTTTTTAGGACATTTGGTGTCGGGGGATGGTATTCGTATGGATGAAAGTAAAGTGTCGGCAATTACATCGTGGCCGCCTCCTAAATCCCTACATGATGTTCGTAGTTTTCACGGCCTCGCGTCTTTTTACCGTCGTTTCATCCGGAATTTCAGCACCATCGTTGCTCCTATGACCGAGTTATTGAAGAGTTCTAAGTTTGTGTGGACACCCGGGGCCCAAAAATCCTTTGATGTTTTGAAGGACCTTGTCACCAAAGCTCCGATTCTAGCTCTTCCCAATTTTGATGATGTTTTTCAGGTTGAATGTGACGCCTCGGGCGTGGGTATTGGGGGTGTTCTGAGCCAAAGCGGACGACCAGTGGCGTTTTTTAGTGAAAAACTGAATGAAGTTCGTCGCCGCTATAGCACATATGACAAGGAATTTTACGCCATCATTCGTAGTCTCGACTATTGGCGTCATTATTTACTCCCAAACGACTTTATTCTTTTTTCGGATCATCAGGCGTTAAAGTATATTCAGGGGCAGGTTAAATTAAATCCACGCCATGCTAAGTGGGTCGAAACATTACAGGAGTATTCTTTCACAATTCGCCACAAAGCGGGGTCTTCTAATACTGTAGCGGATGCTTTGAGTCGTCGGCCGTCTTTGCTTACTACCTTCGCTCTATCGGTGCCCGGTTTTATCACTTGGAAACGTCTTTACGAAGCTGACCCGGACTTCGGGAAGCCGTGGAGTCGAACGGCAACTTCTGTGTGGGGTTTCTTTTCTCGCCGCGATGGGTTTCTTTTTCGTGGTGGCCGTTTATGTGTTCCTCATTCGTCCTTCCGGGAACAAATCATTTTGGAATGTCACAAAGGGGGTCTCGCGGGACACTTTGGCCGCGACAAAACTATTGCACATGTTCGGGAGAGATTTTTTTGGCCGCGCCTAGAGGCGGATGTAGTCCGTTTACTTCGCCGATGCCATGTGTGCCACATCGCGAAAACGACACACACCAACCAAGGCCTCTACACCCCACTACCGGTTCCTCGTGCACCTTGGGAGGACGTCAGTTTAGACTTTGTTCTTGGCTTACCACGAACACAACGACAGAAAGACTCAATTATGGTCGTTGTCGATCGTTTTTCTAAGATGGCGCACTTTGTGGCTTGTGCCAAAACGTTTGACGCCTCACAGGTGGCTCGTTTATACTTCGCAGAAATTGTTCATTTGCATGGGATCCCTAAGACGATCACCTCAGATCGTGACGTTAAGTTTGTTGGACACTTTTGGCGTACGTTGTGGAAAAAGTTGGGCTCAAAGCTACAATTTTCTAGTTCtcaccatccacagacggacggccAGACAGAGGTGACGAATCGCAGCTTGGGGAACTTACTTCGTACTCTAGTCGGTGATAAGCCGAAACAGTGGGACTTGGTGTTACCACAGGCCGAGTTTGCATATAACCGATCGTGTCATAAGTCTACCGGGAAAAGCCCATTTTTATCGTCTACGGCCGTAATCCGTTCACTCCTCTTGATTTGGCACCACCTACTGAGATGTCTCATCTTAGTACCGATGGCGAAGTTCGAGCGGCACAAATTCAAGACATTCACCAACAGGTTCGTGCTCATATTGCTAAGCATAATTTACAGTATCAAGAAGCCGCTAACAAACATCGCCGTGCTATCATTTTCCAACCGGGGGATTTAGTTTGGGTCCATTTGCGTCGCGATCGTTTTCCACAGGGTCGATTTGGGAAGTTGCATCCAAGGGCGGACGGACCGTTTCGTGTGCTTGAGCGTATTAACGACAACGCGTATAAAGTTGACTTGCCGGGCCACTACAAGGTTTCGGCCACTTTTAACGTTGCTGACTTGTCACCATATGAAGGGGatttagatgatgatgatgactcgGGGACGAGTTCTTTTCAACCCGGGGAGGATGATGGCGAGGGGAACGAGCAAATGACATCGGGTTTCGGGGTTCGTAAACCGATTACAAACGAAAGTGGCTAGACGAGTTCCCGTGGGTTCAAGGGTCGGCTCGAGATCTCTCCTAATTGGGCCGGTGCCTTTATTATctttagttttaatttgttttcaaattttaagTTATCTGTTTTTATCTTTATCTTTTGTTTGGGTTTAAAAACAATTTCCTGGTAATTCTCAGACttggtttttgtttttgattgaaTGAAATTTTCGGTTGGAGAGTATCCAAGCCGTGTTCATCGTGGTTGACATAGATCAACGATTCGTATTACCATCACGCTATCAGTAATGCCCCTCTTTAACACTCACAGTGTAAAGTTTGGCTTGTTAACAGGTGAGATGGCATGGGGCGTCACCCAACGACACGTGACCTAAGAGAGTAGTATATTccttttaaatatcttttattcTAATTTGGTTATATTGAAGTTTTGTAATGATTTTCTTTACAACAAAAGTTTAGGGAATTGCAAATTTTATCAACGACTttttcgggtttttttttttcattcatttttagggttttaactagggctgtaaacgagccgagtcgagctgagctagacccagctcgagctcggctcgaactcgattcgagctggcttGGCTCGAGCTcaaatttcaaatcgagctgagatttgaggctcgagctcgactcgattagaattcgagctagctcggctcggctcgatctagctcgaactaacaaaaaaccgcaaaatttactacttaaaaagcctTTAAAATGAATTTCTTCAAAGACTAAAGACCATAATTGctatttaatttaaccatattgCTAATATGCAAGTATgaatagttaattcactttgtaTATTGTATTTACCTCCTTTTATAAGGGaaatactcccttagtttttgttttctaagcgatgtgggacaaaaaaatgaaggatgtaaaccttatagAGCCAGCTCatgagctcacgagccgagccataccaagctcgagctcggctcgtttacaaaccgagccgagccgagctggctcgttaacaaccgagccaatttcgagccgagctttcttcgagcgagtttcgagcgagttGCGAGCCAcaagttttttgaacacccctagttttaACAATTATTGAGTGAGTTTTTCATGAAAAGTAAGTAGAAATGTTAGTTTTTTTATGATATTACTATATTagcatttatttaaaaataataagtaTTTGATTCTTAAATTGCTTATaatgatataaattttatttgcAAAAAAGTTGAATATCACTTTATAATTTGTTTTTTCATCATTTTTAGGGATTTTAAGAATATCACTTTATAATTTGTTTGTTCATACATTTTTAGGGATTTTAACATATCAACATTGCATTGAGGTGCTTTATTATACCAAAATTGGATTGAAATACTTTTTCGTGAAATTAGGAAAGTATAATGATTAATGGTATTGAACCATAACTTTTGGctagttatattttattttatttaagttAATTAATTCAATTAAACAGGTGGTTTTGTTTTGAGTTTAAATTACATTCTTATGAGCTTTTGTTCAAACTTTACAAATGGTCATGTGACATTATCAATAGCtgggttaggttcatttgtgaacaaccctTTTGATAGTGAACACCAGTGAACTAATCCTAGTCATAGTTTATCGATACATAAGTGTAAATCATTGGCCAAGATTTGttgatgaaaatacactagtgtagtttacgatttgatgatgtaaattaatggtcaggatttgttcactcagttcacaaatacagtagtgttcactctagaacaaCCCTCTTAAGAATAAATTACACGGATTGATCTTGTGGACCGTGGTTTATCAAAATTTCACCTTTTGTCCCTAGGTATCAGACATCACGGATGTTGTCCTTACTATATGTGAAGTCTAGTAGGTACCAAAGTATCTTTTTGATTGGACTACCCTCGAAACCCCCATCCTGCTCTTAGCTCTCGATTCCTTTTCCCATGTCTCGGCAATTCATGAGTTTCAATCATGTCCCACAGCAACGAGGGTGATCGAGAGTGATAGACAAGATGGAGAAATGCAACCTGGAAACGGTAGGGTCGGATTCGTTTTTAGTGCCATGAAAGAGGGAGATCAAAGTGGTAACAGGGTCACTAAAGGACTCTGGTGACCGAAGGAAGGTTCGTCGTGACGAAGAGACCGTTGGGTTCAGTTGAGTTTGGTTAATACATCACCTTGTTTCCCAAAGGCAATGCTGGATATCATCACCCTTTGATTGTGACATTCCATCTTTGTTTTTGAAGTGAAAGGGCAAAAAGGTAATTTTATACCCACTTAACATAACTATCTAACCATCCATACCAACTACCAAGTACGAAAAAACATAACTTCACAAATATGATACAACTATACACTATATCCGTAATTTCTTATGAACTATCCTTGTAATCTACTCGAAAACTAAAAGACCCCGGACGGTTGGTATTTGTTCTTACAAATGAATCTTTCTAATGACTTGTTAACAAATACAATTACACCAGAAACATTGAATAAATAAAGGAGCATTTGTTCTTACAAATGAATCTTTACATCCGAGAACGGAACCCGGCTAAGAACTTGAAGTAATAACGACGCTTTTCTTCCACCCACCACAATACAACGGTTTTATACATGTAACGAGACAGGCTGGGTAATTAGGAGATTAGACTAGATCTCCTCAActaaacataaataaaaaccaTGTGAAAACAGCTGATACAACATACCAAATCCTTGGCTTGCAAACTGAAAAGCTGCGTGTTTTCGTGTTGAAATAACGAGCATTAACAAATCTAGCTCCTCTTCAGGAAATCCTTTAACGAGAACGGTGATAGTACATCCTGTATTAAAATAAGTGCCACAGGGTTAGGAAAATAATAATCGAACTTATGTTACAAATCCAAGAAACAAACTAATAATGATGAATATCTTATATATCATTCAAATTACGGTTGTAAGAATTTAAAATGAACGAAAACAAAGCAAAAAAAGTATAAATTATTTTACCTTTCCGAGTTCTTCGCTCAAGCATTGTCTAACTACGGTTGCCTGTTGTATTATCCTCTCGAGTTTTGAAAAACTTGGCATATATGCATGTGCTGAAAGTAACATGAATTACATGagaattaaaaaatatatatatatatagggtagggatatggtaaaaagttcAAACCGAAGCAAATCGGCTGGTTTGGTCGGTTCTATGGTTCTAACAGTTCAGTTCGGTTTGGAACTTGAAACCTGTTGTTTAatctttattatttatatttctttttcatctttTGAAAATGTAGTtattatatatgtatttataatcATGAACCATCCTTTAACATTTTTTAAATTCTAATACAGACTAATGATTTGAAAAAATAAAATCAGTTcaaactaggggtgttcatcgaatcgaataacgAATTTTCAAATTACTCGAATCGactttttttaatacttttatctTTTGCTTGAATTCGATTAAAAACTGATCAAATgccgattcgaattcgattaaaaactCAAATTCGAATCAAATTCGGATAAattataagagtaaattacaagttctat belongs to Helianthus annuus cultivar XRQ/B chromosome 5, HanXRQr2.0-SUNRISE, whole genome shotgun sequence and includes:
- the LOC110941276 gene encoding probable GTP-binding protein OBGC2, producing the protein MISPSVSVRSPASPSPFLGTSLFPHKSFSHSHLPLNHSWNQQKNIPNTFQHHILKCRLAKAKEVASPSLESLTREPHKYFDQAIITVRAGDGGHGATLSMNNQKASPKSQSKQDKEKARIRSSYKRDFDGSLILPMGGHGGDVVIYADEGKDSLLEFHKKTRFNAKRGGNVDTMGVFHSQLRNGLASPTLRIPVPLGTVVKHKRGKFLADLAQHGDEILVARGGQGGISLLEMPGHKKKKMMNMTSNVMTDENDKVLVLGQPGEEVSLQLILRVVADVGLVGLPNAGKSTLLSAITLAKPDIADYPFTTLMPNLGRLEGDPSLGAGKFSSEATLADLPGLIEGAHLGKGLGRNFLRHLRRTRMLVHVVDAAAEDPVYDYKTVKEELRMYNPEYLERPYVVVLNKIDIPEAMNKLPFLVEEIQKIGSNESQVQPLSDHEDPANLTSPEDKKIKEIDEYPRPAAVVGVSVLKHMNIGELLMEIRSALRKCRGSEEALYP